The Carassius carassius chromosome 32, fCarCar2.1, whole genome shotgun sequence DNA window ATACTGGGATATAATGGACCTGATTGGTGATGAGGCATATGCAGTGTGCGCTGATTTGGTAAAAGATATTATGTGTCAGGTATGTATGATCctttattaacaaataaatgtgtttgtagtaaactgcattttttttaacaagtttgtttttgaaatgtttgaaatatGTTAGAAGGTATCTGAGAAGTTTCATATTTTcactttcatatttatattataatattacagaACAACTTGAACAATTAGTCCCCTGAATAACTTTGTATTTTATAAACTTATTATCCTGCATATGCCCCTTGTTCTCTTACATTAAACAGCTTAATACCATATCTAAAATGGAAAGGATgtaattagtatttatttatttttagtaatatttttggGCAGTTTGCTTTTGACAGCAGAATAGAGTGTAGTCTATATGTCtgatgttttaatacatttaaatgcttaAATGATTTCTGTTTTTCTCAGTAGCTGTCATTCTCTGATGTAAATACATTTGCAAAAATTCACagtgtattattttattagtggTAAGATATTCGTCAGTCTTATTTGCACGTACATTAGATTATTAGATGATGTGAGagcttttaaaaaacaaactccAGATCTAAAGATTATATAGTGTGTTTGTGCTGCAGATTAATGATATCTCAGAACAGGTTCTTTTAAAAGTTGTACCGTTACATTTTGTAGTGATTTTACATGTAGTTTTCACTGGGGGAGATTAAGTAACTTACATTTAAGGATGAACCAGATGCATATTAAAGGACAGGGGTCCCTAATTCTGCACTTGGAGTCATACCTTCTTGGAAAGTTCCGCTCCAGTCatatttaaacacacctgaaccaagtAAGTTCTTCAGGAACACTTGATAATTACAAACAGGTGACGCAGGGTCAGAACTAGTATTGTTAGTCCAGACCCGCTAATTCAAGTCAGAGTTCAGGTCAGATCTGAAAAGGTTGAGTCAGAGTCGGAGAGAAAGTCATATGAGAGTCTGAGTCGAATTATAGACCCAAAGAGCAAGGATGTCTGAAGTGAGTCTGAAGACCTTCATTAGCTgattcagatgtgtttaattagggctgAAGCCAGCTCTTGAAGCGGAAAAGAAGAAGTGCCTGTACATCAACCCACCCACTGTCCCGCAAGATTGCcaagttttcacaacaaaacccacccaattgctactcaaaactactCAAAAAATCCGGGaggtaaaatacatgtttttcagCTGGATTCCCTGTGTAAACTTTTCATTCCAGCagctaaatatcatgttattgggGTAGCTTCAACCTGCGGACTTGAAAAACAACCCGTGCCAACAGTGTTACAGTAGGGACTTGGCCCTGAGGTAGACTAACACCACTTGCATTCAttcactttctgatactgaagttagtgctctgctgggttctactaGATCCCTGCCTGGCTTCGGACTCAAGCTTCAGACGAATTAGTGAATGAAGCGTTTTCCTGGTGCCTATTTATccatagtcgcgccggtagtgacgtcaggggctgtcgccggccatctcgttggtgttttttcaatgtatgcttcagacacggatcACGACGAGGTGTTCACCATAgagacccctagaggatgcagtgtcttgttccctactcagagatccatggttacattcgtaacctgagacgttctctGTCTACACGATAACACTGCAACCATAGTTTTTGAAAATCATCACCCTGGAGggcattttcaaaaatgttttagtgACTTGGTGATGCGTTTGTGTGTGGATGAATGGCCAAACCGCATAGAAAAAGCTGCAGTTTTAAAAATAACTGCGTTCTTGTAGAGGGCCTTATAGTGTCATTTCTAATCACCCAGACAGTGATGCTTTGACTCTGAGTACTGGCAACATGTCAGAAATGCTGGTACACACAAAAAAGTGGCAGTAAGCTAAAGACTAAAATATAAAAGTGGCGGGACTGCATTTGCATTGCTTTGGGGATTGGCAAATCTGGCCCTTGAGATCCATTTTCCTGCTTTGCAGGAGTTTAGCTCCAAACTAATAAAACACACCTTAACAAGCTACCTGTAATCAAGTCTTGGGGTTTACTTGAAGGTTTAATGAGGGCTAGAGCTATACTCTGCAGGAAAGAAACCTCAGGTTGTCCAATCCTAGTCTGAACGATTCAGACACTATAAATATGCTTTTCCTTGGGGTGATGAAGACTGGTTTTGCATCAGTGTTACATGAAtctctgcagcacacacacagtgTTGTGGTTGGTAGTATACAGTGTTGTAGTACTCAAgcctggactcggtcttgactcagACTCCAGATGCTCCACGAAAATGTTTTTGGAGTCAAGAAGTCCTTGAATACTACAACACTGGCTGGGACTGTTCTACAGTAgggtagatctccaggaacagaACTGGGCGTCGTTATAGACTAGAATATCAGAGACTTGTGAGTGGGGATGTTTGATTTAAACCAGTTAGCTTCAGAAATGCAGTTAATTGTAAGACTTGTATTGTTCATTTGCAGGAATGTTCTCCATATGCCGCACACTTGTTTGATGCTGAAGACCCATACACTCCAGTGCGTCACTTACCAGGACTGTGCTTCGCTTACTGCTCAGAATTTCACATCAAGTGCCATTCTGTGGTAAAGTATCTAACCAACAGCCAGACACTGCTGGAGATGTGCGAGAAGGACCGCTCTCATTTCTGCAACCTCATTAACCTCCCTGACCAGGACTACTGCTATCCCAACGTCCTGGGGAACAATGACCTGTACAGCAATCTGGGCAAGGTGGTGGAGGACACCAAAGGCTGCCTGCAGCTGTGCTTGACAGAAGTGGCCAATGGGCTGAGGAACCCTGTGCTGATGGTCCACAGCGGAGATGATACCCACCGCATGTTCGTGGCAGAGCAGATTGGCTTCGTATGGGTGTATCTGAAAGATGGCAGCCGCTTAGAGCAGCCCTTCCTGGACATTAGCGGGGAGGTGTTGACCACACAGTGGCTGGGAGATGAAAGAGGTTTCCTGGGTCTCGCCTTCCATCCAAAGTACCGAAACAATGGCCGCTTCTTCATCTACTACTCTATTTTGATCAATGGCAAGCTGGAGAAAATACGCATCAGCGAGATGAAGGTCTCGGCTCATGACATGAACGTGGCAGACCCCCACTCAGAGAGGTTAATAGGTTTGATCTACTTTGTTGTGCACGTGTTGTCAAAAATATAtgtgttaaagaaatagttcacctaaaaataaaaaatctctaaTCTTCTCCCCGTTCCATACGCacacattgttatttttttctgtgaaactaaAAAGATTCTTGCGTCTTAAAATTGCATAAAAATATCATTGTCAACATATCGGTCAAGTCCCAAAAATGCTTTAGATTTCAGGATATGTCTTGTCAAGCTGCAAGTAAAACCTGagacacactgcatgattttcgGCTTTCCCAGACGAAGGATTGGCATCATGAAACAATTGTGGCAATTTCTGTGATTCCTAGCTCATAATCGGTGGTCTTGTGTCGTACAGTGAGAGAGGTTCAAAGACAGCCGTTCTCACGGTCTTGCGACCAAAGATAGACTCTATGATAATTTTCTAACAGTGTCAGAAATTCGGCATGCTCATCGCACAGTGTGTTTGCTGATACAACCCATGTTTACTGACCACATGAAATCAATGCGACATGGCGCTTAGACTTAAAATTACTTTCCTCAAGCTTTATCCCTTCCTCTTTTGCTGCTTCCACTTTTTTCTGCACACATAAAATCAATTTCCAAAGTGTGATTCATCATGCTCTTTTTGTTTCCAGCTAGTGGATGCTGATGACGTTTTATTCTTCTATAGGAACATTCATCGTAACATACTGTATGACTCAATAGGTGTCATCATCTTACAGTCTACATGGATGTCTCTACCCAAGTTTATTAGATCCATGTCACACTATGATCTGCAATGATGTTATAGGATTGCTAAAATCGGGCAGTGTGTAGAGAGCTTTAATTGCATTATCAAACATCACTGTTTTTTTGGAGTCTCATGACCAAATGTTATTGAAGTCCAAACTCACGCCATAGTTGATTTCAGAGAAAACCAACTGTTCTTTACACAAAGCCATCATTTGACTTGGAACATTTTGGTTATTGTGGTACTCACTTTGTAATGGTGCTTTTATGGTTTTGAATAGTAGGCTGTTTTATGTGTTTCCTCCTCAATTTCTTCATTTACAAATCTGTATCCACAGAGTTCTTCTTGAGATTGAGGAGCCTGCAGCAAACCATAATGGTGGGCAGCTTCTGTTTGGTCTAGACGGATATCTGTACATCTTTACAGGGGATGGTGGAAAAGCAGGAGACCCTTTTGGAAAGTTTGGAAATTCCCAAAACAGGTAAGGACAGTTCCTTATGAGTGTCACAAATCATGCATAGTGCTTTGATAAAACTCCAGTAACTCCCTCTTAGACAGTTTTATCACAAAAGCTTTACCTGCTATGCAAATATGTTTCAGATCAGCATTGTTAGGAAAAGTGCTTCGGATTGATGTGGATGGTAGCAGTATAGATGGGAAACCCTATAAGATTCCTCCAGACAATCCCTTTCTTGGAGAGCCTAATGCAAAGCCAGAGGTCTATGCCTACGGTGTGAGGAATATGTGGCGCTGCTCGGTGGATCGAGGGGATCCACTCACTGATTACGGGAGAGGGAGAATATTCTGCGGTGATGTGGGTCAAAATCGATATGAGGAGGTTGACGTCATTGTGAAAGGAGGAAACTATGGATGGAGAGCCAAAGAAGGCTTTGAATGCTTTGATATGAAATTATGCCAGAACTCTTCTCTAGGTGAGCTGGACCGTAGAATAATGACATGCACATTTGGGTCAGAGAAAATGACAGATCAAATGGAGCATTCCAGAAATTTTTACTGCTCAATGAAACTGGTCACTGGAGAACTTCATACCACTGGCCAGTCAATAAATTTGTGCTCCTGATTTCTGGAGATTGAGCATTTTGAGCATTTCAAATGATCTTTAATGAATAGTTACTTTAAAAAGGCATTATTTACTCCCATGTCATTTTTGAGCAGCTTGTGTTTTTCATATTAAAAAAGTTGATGATTTACACTGCCAATCTcccaaatgagaaaaaaacatgatataaaaaaggaatttaaaattttaatagatttttgatTTCAGGTTTTCTTAATTCCTATGATAGATTTGTTTGAGAAAATCTATATATACATTAGTAATCTTTTCCTCTGCATAGCTCTCTGATCttatttaatttagcatttttgaaTCTAGCTAATTTGCAATTGGTCACATGACACAGAAGAAACAATAACATTTGGTGACAATGCAATGagcctacatttaaaataaataaataaataaaagcaaaaaaggcctctaacactagtttgctctattatttttctattctatctggtttctttttatttaccatataataaaaaaaaaaaaaccttgctacgtgaactgcgttaagctaactgagacttgttatagcacttgcgtaTCATtgcctttttgttgtttttgattgcttccatagTCCTCATCTGTCAGTCACTTTAAATAaaggtgtctgctaaatgactaaatgtaaattcagTGTAATAATGGcttaagtttttgtcttttcctcagACAAAGATAGAGTAAAGCTACAGTAAGACTTAGAATATAACGCACAAGTTACATGAATCACATTTATGATTTTTCTGTCCTTTTTAGAGCTTGCCAGTATCTTAATATGTAGGAATTGGTCATTCTGGATTCATAAAACAATGTtgaattttaattaaagaagGAGAATAATTTAGGATGAGAGAAACACAAGGGGTGAGAAACTGATAACAGATGGTTCTTTTAGGATGAAATGTAAAGAAACTGCTaaacttaaattttatttaatgaacAAACTCTAATTTCTGTATACACATTGTTTaaattacacaaaaacatttgttgtttttatagATGACATTCTGCCAATATTTGCCTATGGACACCATGTTGGGAAATCCGTAACTGGAGGTTACGTGTACAGAGGATGCGAATCACCAAACCTCAATGGTCTTTATATTTTTGGAGACTTTATGAGTGGGTAAGGACCAACTCTCTTTCATTTTTTAACAACTAAATATAACTGTCTTTCATGCCCAATCAACTCTCAATGAGAGCTATAAAATTTACAGCTCATGAGAGTCATTTTTAGGTCAATCGGTCACtacttttttcttaaaatatgtcTGGAAACAATAACAATTCAAGCTTTCTTTACTATTCAGACGATTGATGGCTCTGGAGGAGGATAAGAAATCTGGGATTTGGAAGGAAAAGAATGTGTGCATGGGTGACACTAAAACCTGCTCTTTTCCCGGCCTTATAAATCATCACCACAAGTTCATCATCTCATTTGCAGAGGATGAAGCGGGTGGGTTTGTGCACAGTACACTATAAGGcacaatatacatataaatgcaaatttgactgaaaaatattcatactatatatatatatatatatatatatatatatatatatatatatatatatatatatatatataattttattttttcctgaagGAGAACTTTATTTTTTGGCGACCTCCTACCCAAGTGCAATGTCTCCCTTTGGCACGCTCTACAAATTCATGGATCCATCCAGGTAGGTATATTTTGCTACATTTGGATACATTTTCTTCTCAAACAGTCTTAATATGCACACACGTGTAGTACCGTAAAAATGAGATGGCAAATGTTTTTTGCCTAATCTGTCTATACGGTATAACCAAGTATATTTAAAttccctataaaaaaaaaagagttcttaAAATGTAATGGATAAGTGTCAGTTAAGACATCATGCTGGGAGACAGAAGGACTACAGGACGTGTCAGTTCTACAGTATATTCCTTTGGAATCTTGGAATCTGTTGCACATGCTTCCACCAAATGGTTTCCATCCAGACTTCTGGAAATCTGCTATCTACCACAGATCATAAATACTTATCAGCAATAACtcaaagatttgttcattttattttgtgtgataGGGGGTCAGATATATTAAAATGtcgattttactatattttattttattacagtgcCTTTAAAATACGTTGAATCTAGTAAAGGATGAATTAATGACTTAAATAGAGACtgaaataacaatataaaaaatccAAACATAATCTTTCGGATGTTTTAAACAATCAACCAATAGAGAAATCAAGAGTCGTCCTGTTGGAATCAGCAAGACTACTGGAGATTATCAGCACATCTGAAATCACTCACTAATAGAAATACCATACATTAGTCCCAGCTGTTCTGTATTCTTTATCCCTCCTTAAATAGCTAAGTGAGGGGGGGGGGGATAGTGATTCAATACTAATAGGAGCAGTAGAAGGTCATTgccctcacaaacacacacagccttgtatatacatttatactgaaataattatgatgccattttaaataaattttttacctCATGACACTAAATGAGTCCTAAATTTTTTAGGTTAATGAAGTtatttcctctgtctgtctctattcACAGGAGGGCACCTCCAGGAAAATGCAAATACAAGCCACTTCCTGTAAAGGTCAGAGGGAAGAAAGTGCCATTCACACCTAGAGAATGTAAGAATATTTTACATcctaaagagaaaacaaaaatggaatacattttacaagaaaatagtaCTTCAGTTGGTCTATTTCAAAAGTTCACATATAATTCAGTTACTTgctatttctttgtaatttttagtGGAATTTTCTAttctttatttatctttatttttttaagattaccAAAGAAAATCAATTGCATTACGTATCAGAATTGCCcgaagactatatatatatatatatatatatatatatatatatatatatatatatatatatatatttgtttgtgtgtgtgtgtgtgtgtgtgtgtgtgtgtgtgtgtgtgtgtgtgagagagagaccctggagcacaaaaccagtcttaagtcacaggGGTATatatgtagcaatagccaaaaaaacactgtatggatcaaaattatagatttttcttttatgtgaaaaatcattaggatattaagtaaagatcatgttccatgaagatattttgtaaattttctaccttaaatatataaaaacgtaatttttgattagtaatatgcattgctaagaattcatttggacaacttcaaaggtgagtttctcaatatttttatttttattttattattttaaaatagttgcatctcggccaaatattttcctatcctagtaaacatacatcaatggaaagcttatttattcagcttttagatggTGAATTtctaaaaattgacacttaagacacttacgttttgtggtccagggtcagacATACATTAGTATATCATACatagatatacattttttattttttatttttttagtgactGTGCTTGACATAAGTGAAACACCTACAAGATCACCACTGGAAAAGATCTTACTCCCCACTAAACCACCAGGCACACGCCAGCCCACAAGGGCCAAACCCACCACATCTGGACCGAAGAAAAAAATTCCGGCCAAAACCACTACAGCAAAGTTGAGCCAAGAAAAGTTAAAGAAGACGACTCAGGCAAATGAGAAGCAAATAAACACAAGCACAAAAACACTAAAGAAGGTTCCTCCTAACAAGAAGTCATTGTTACAAACCAAAAAGGACAAGCAAGCAGGAAAGTCATCTCTCAATCCCAAACTGCCCATAAAAAGTGCtccgaaaaaaaagaaaaccaaacctCTCA harbors:
- the hhipl2 gene encoding HHIP-like protein 2, whose amino-acid sequence is MAKMPREPDSLSYHRAKCPEDRFLNKRTEWLQGPFRFLIIIIFFSYLKHTSAHPQCLDYQPPFKPPYHLEFCRHYEKFGCCDQKADNSIAMRYWDIMDLIGDEAYAVCADLVKDIMCQECSPYAAHLFDAEDPYTPVRHLPGLCFAYCSEFHIKCHSVVKYLTNSQTLLEMCEKDRSHFCNLINLPDQDYCYPNVLGNNDLYSNLGKVVEDTKGCLQLCLTEVANGLRNPVLMVHSGDDTHRMFVAEQIGFVWVYLKDGSRLEQPFLDISGEVLTTQWLGDERGFLGLAFHPKYRNNGRFFIYYSILINGKLEKIRISEMKVSAHDMNVADPHSERVLLEIEEPAANHNGGQLLFGLDGYLYIFTGDGGKAGDPFGKFGNSQNRSALLGKVLRIDVDGSSIDGKPYKIPPDNPFLGEPNAKPEVYAYGVRNMWRCSVDRGDPLTDYGRGRIFCGDVGQNRYEEVDVIVKGGNYGWRAKEGFECFDMKLCQNSSLDDILPIFAYGHHVGKSVTGGYVYRGCESPNLNGLYIFGDFMSGRLMALEEDKKSGIWKEKNVCMGDTKTCSFPGLINHHHKFIISFAEDEAGELYFLATSYPSAMSPFGTLYKFMDPSRRAPPGKCKYKPLPVKVRGKKVPFTPRELTVLDISETPTRSPLEKILLPTKPPGTRQPTRAKPTTSGPKKKIPAKTTTAKLSQEKLKKTTQANEKQINTSTKTLKKVPPNKKSLLQTKKDKQAGKSSLNPKLPIKSAPKKKKTKPLKPTKPKDVTKPKVWLQKTQKTKKEVKKPVKNKPKVTVSKKNQDNRKKTKNITFTKKKKLFK